From one Chryseobacterium sp. 3008163 genomic stretch:
- the pafA gene encoding alkaline phosphatase PafA: MLRKITIAAVTFISLMTVNAQKSKKSQLERPKLVVGLVIDQMRWDYLYRFHDKYGDDGFKRLLNKGFSFNNVMIPYVPTVTAIGHTTIYTGSVPSIHGIAGNDWTDKATGKNVYCTTDADVKGVGTNDKIGGHSPKNLWSTTITDQLRIASNFQSKVVGVSLKDRASILPAGHNPTGAFWFDETNGNFVTSSYYMNSLPDWVNKFNDQKLAEKLVANGWNTLLPINQYTESTRDDVPWEKPVGTAKNPTFPYSNLAADFAVNKGVLRTTPFGNTYTLKFAEAAIDGYQLGADPITDFLAINVASTDYVGHAYGPNAIEVEDTYLRLDLELANFFKMLDKKVGKGEYLVFLSADHGGAHAEGFMKENKMMTGFFDDGLEKNLGAELETKYASSKLILGIDNYQIYLNHQLITENKLDEVAIKKSIIENLNKDPRVLYAVDLKDVANAPIPEPIKTRVINGYNWQRSGDIQIVSHDGMLPTYAKKGTTHSVWNSYDAHIPLIFMGWKVPHGESNASHFMTDIAPTIAQFLRIENPSGNVGQPLMEVLGK; the protein is encoded by the coding sequence ATGCTAAGGAAAATTACGATTGCTGCAGTTACTTTCATTTCTTTAATGACGGTGAACGCTCAGAAAAGCAAAAAATCACAGTTGGAAAGACCAAAATTGGTAGTAGGTTTGGTAATCGATCAGATGAGGTGGGATTATTTGTACCGTTTTCATGACAAATATGGCGATGATGGTTTCAAAAGATTGCTGAATAAAGGTTTTTCTTTTAATAATGTAATGATTCCTTATGTTCCTACGGTTACGGCGATTGGACATACCACCATTTATACAGGTTCAGTTCCCTCCATTCATGGGATAGCCGGAAACGATTGGACAGACAAAGCAACCGGAAAAAATGTATACTGCACAACGGATGCTGACGTAAAAGGTGTAGGAACAAATGATAAGATTGGTGGTCATTCGCCAAAGAATCTTTGGAGTACCACAATTACCGATCAGTTGAGAATTGCAAGTAATTTTCAATCAAAAGTAGTTGGAGTTTCATTGAAAGACCGAGCGTCTATTTTGCCGGCAGGTCATAATCCGACCGGAGCTTTTTGGTTTGATGAAACGAACGGGAATTTTGTGACAAGTTCTTATTATATGAACAGTTTGCCGGATTGGGTAAACAAGTTTAACGATCAGAAATTAGCTGAAAAATTAGTTGCTAACGGATGGAATACGTTATTGCCCATCAATCAATACACAGAAAGTACAAGAGACGATGTGCCTTGGGAAAAACCTGTGGGAACTGCTAAGAATCCAACTTTTCCTTACAGCAATCTTGCCGCTGATTTTGCAGTAAATAAAGGGGTTTTAAGAACTACACCATTTGGAAATACCTATACTTTAAAGTTTGCTGAAGCTGCCATCGATGGATATCAGCTGGGTGCAGACCCCATCACAGATTTTCTTGCCATCAATGTAGCGTCTACTGATTATGTAGGTCACGCATATGGCCCCAATGCAATTGAAGTAGAAGATACGTATCTGAGACTGGATCTTGAATTGGCAAATTTCTTTAAAATGCTTGACAAAAAAGTAGGAAAGGGCGAATATCTTGTTTTTCTTTCGGCAGATCATGGTGGCGCTCACGCTGAGGGTTTCATGAAAGAAAATAAAATGATGACCGGATTTTTTGATGATGGTCTAGAGAAAAACCTCGGTGCAGAATTAGAAACAAAATATGCTTCAAGTAAACTGATTTTAGGGATTGATAATTATCAGATTTATCTTAATCACCAGTTGATTACAGAAAATAAATTAGATGAAGTTGCCATCAAAAAAAGCATCATTGAAAATCTAAATAAAGATCCACGTGTTTTATATGCGGTTGATTTGAAAGATGTAGCCAATGCACCTATTCCTGAGCCAATTAAAACCAGAGTAATCAACGGATACAACTGGCAGCGAAGTGGTGATATTCAAATCGTTTCTCACGACGGAATGCTACCTACGTATGCTAAAAAAGGAACAACGCACAGTGTCTGGAATTCTTATGATGCACACATTCCTCTTATATTTATGGGTTGGAAAGTTCCGCACGGCGAAAGCAATGCTTCGCATTTTATGACCGATATTGCACCCACAATCGCACAGTTTTTGAGAATTGAAAACCCAAGCGGAAATGTAGGACAACCATTAATGGAAGTTTTAGGAAAATAA
- a CDS encoding S41 family peptidase, translating to MKRLILLFTIVLFQQTLSAQTEQQYIFFKTWNFIKYYHPDLASGKVNADSLFLANVKGINTDDDFNAVINKLTSKLNKNFVTSAPAETSKDLMLQNQNFDWFRKNKKISAGNKDLLNNIYKHRYNFENLPKGKLVSDEKEYSFPKTENLPLEYRLLALAKIQGVVDYLFPHKYIMDKGFDEYFKNSLDENSKVNSRKDFEVILAKLVSKFKDSHAFSFYKQLNYKKDIYHMTYLAPFDFQIVDDHILVTHLILPELCSKAQINVGDKTTSINGKGISQIIKEKGELLSTSNREKLVYVLSKYENNLIWPDDLPQKTLELKSARSNKKVSTKIDMIDTSNKEKYEIIVNYLQEKIKKLESRKITHKDIAYFKINETLGFINNVDDDKIDAKMDSILGNASQKKAIVFDMRAYPDWGGFPYHYIYKYFSPAENYFGKYYKPNLKNIGTFTYQDYDYFPSIPGKTAHSYKGKVFILVNPETRSASEWYSMSLQKIFPQSLTIGQQTSGGDGDLVKVKLPGDYLLEFTGNGIFYPDNSQTQQTGVRINELIKYKDQDILDKKDLEFERVLNDLK from the coding sequence ATGAAAAGACTTATTTTACTGTTTACAATAGTATTGTTTCAGCAAACACTTTCTGCACAAACCGAACAACAATACATCTTTTTCAAAACCTGGAATTTCATTAAATATTATCATCCCGATCTCGCCAGCGGAAAAGTAAATGCCGACAGTTTGTTTTTGGCAAATGTAAAAGGTATCAATACTGATGATGATTTCAATGCCGTCATCAATAAATTAACGTCGAAGCTGAATAAAAATTTCGTCACATCTGCTCCCGCTGAGACTTCAAAGGATCTGATGTTGCAGAATCAGAATTTTGACTGGTTTCGGAAGAACAAAAAAATAAGCGCCGGCAATAAAGATTTGCTCAACAATATTTATAAGCATCGATACAATTTTGAAAACCTGCCAAAAGGTAAGCTGGTCAGTGATGAAAAAGAATACTCTTTTCCAAAAACCGAAAATTTGCCTTTAGAATATCGTTTGTTGGCTCTGGCGAAAATACAGGGAGTTGTAGATTACCTCTTCCCGCATAAGTATATCATGGACAAAGGCTTTGATGAATATTTCAAGAATAGTTTAGATGAAAACTCAAAAGTAAATTCGAGAAAAGATTTTGAAGTTATATTAGCTAAATTGGTTTCAAAATTTAAAGACAGCCATGCGTTTAGCTTTTACAAACAGCTGAATTACAAGAAAGATATTTATCACATGACCTATCTTGCACCATTTGATTTTCAGATTGTCGATGATCACATTTTGGTAACGCATCTTATTTTACCTGAACTCTGTTCAAAAGCTCAAATTAACGTGGGCGACAAAACCACATCCATCAATGGGAAAGGCATTTCTCAAATCATTAAAGAAAAAGGAGAACTTTTATCTACTTCAAACAGAGAAAAGTTGGTATATGTTCTTTCGAAATATGAAAATAATCTCATCTGGCCCGATGATCTTCCACAAAAAACTTTAGAACTAAAATCAGCTAGGAGTAACAAGAAAGTTTCTACAAAAATTGATATGATCGACACTTCCAATAAGGAAAAGTATGAGATTATTGTAAATTATCTTCAAGAGAAAATCAAGAAGTTAGAAAGCCGCAAAATAACTCATAAGGATATTGCCTACTTTAAAATTAATGAAACATTAGGGTTTATTAATAATGTAGATGACGACAAGATAGATGCGAAGATGGATAGTATTTTAGGCAATGCTTCACAGAAAAAAGCGATTGTTTTTGACATGAGAGCTTATCCGGATTGGGGTGGTTTTCCATATCATTATATCTATAAATACTTCTCGCCTGCTGAAAATTATTTTGGAAAATATTACAAACCCAATTTAAAAAACATCGGAACATTTACCTATCAGGATTACGATTATTTCCCTTCAATTCCCGGTAAAACAGCACACAGTTACAAAGGAAAAGTTTTCATTCTCGTCAATCCTGAAACCCGAAGTGCAAGCGAATGGTATTCTATGAGTTTACAGAAAATATTTCCTCAATCATTAACCATTGGCCAACAAACTTCCGGTGGAGACGGTGATTTGGTGAAAGTAAAACTACCCGGAGATTACCTTTTAGAATTTACAGGAAACGGAATCTTTTACCCAGACAACTCCCAAACCCAGCAAACAGGGGTCAGAATCAATGAATTGATAAAATATAAAGACCAGGATATTTTAGATAAAAAAGATTTAGAGTTTGAAAGGGTTTTGAATGATTTGAAATAA
- a CDS encoding TetR/AcrR family transcriptional regulator yields MRGRPNIHDNAELINKAQDIFWKKGYTATSLNDLLTVTGAGSGSFYNTFKGGKKQVFKEVINQRRLAFAEFKNNLEKNNTPIELIKDFFRAIADENEPAHLKGCIIANTVVEMTYIDENLEKEAVQILKEVEEMYTKAIREAQEKEN; encoded by the coding sequence ATGAGAGGAAGACCCAACATTCACGACAATGCAGAACTCATTAATAAGGCACAGGATATTTTTTGGAAAAAAGGTTATACTGCGACTTCACTGAATGACCTGCTAACCGTTACCGGAGCAGGAAGCGGAAGTTTCTACAACACTTTTAAAGGGGGAAAAAAGCAGGTTTTCAAAGAAGTAATCAACCAGAGAAGACTGGCTTTTGCTGAATTTAAAAATAATCTGGAGAAAAATAACACCCCCATTGAACTGATTAAAGATTTCTTCCGGGCAATTGCTGATGAAAACGAACCTGCTCATTTAAAAGGTTGCATCATCGCAAATACAGTTGTAGAAATGACTTACATTGATGAGAATCTGGAAAAGGAAGCCGTACAAATCCTTAAAGAAGTTGAAGAAATGTACACTAAAGCGATCCGAGAAGCTCAAGAAAAGGAGAATTAA